TGTTCGCAGAAGCGGCCGCGCAGCATGTCTGAAAGACCCGGAACGCCGGCCTTTTTCAGCTTGTCATGCCATGCCTGGACATCCTCGCTGACGATCGTCAAGAGAACGGCGCTCTTCTCCTGATGCTTGAGATGGCCGCGATTGCCGTCGACGATGCCGAGATAGCATCTTCCTGCAATCCGATAGATGCGGGCAAGCCCCTGATCGAGCACGAGCTCGAAACCCAGGACGTCCTCATAAAAGGGAGCAACTGCGTGGATATCGTCGTAATAGAAGAAGGTGATCGCGTAGTCTTTTTCCATGGTCATGGTCCTTAACGAATGATCAGAGTGCCCTTGTGATCTATGGCCAGGCCATCCAGGCCCGGTCTTGCGGCAAAAACATCGATGGGATGCACGAGGTAGAGCCAGGGCGGATTGTCGTGCAGACGGGTGAGGCATTTGGCATAGGCCAGCTCGCGCGCGCCGTCATCCACAGCATGATTGGCGGCGGCGATCAGCCTCTCGGTTTGCGCATCGTCATAGCCCTGCCACCAGACGGCCTTCGTGACGCTGGAGATCTTGTCGTTGAGAATCCGGTAGGTGCTGTGCGGCGAGGAATCGAAGATCGCCATGTCGCCCATTTCCTTGCGCCCGATCTGGCGGGCATATTCAGGACGGTCGAGCTCGGTCTCCACCTCGACCTTCAGGCCGATCTCCTCCAGAGCGGCGGCGACGAATTGGCTGACCTGCGGCGCGCGTTCCGGCATGAAGGTCGGGGTGCGCAACCGCACCGGCGCCGATATATCGACGCCATCGAGCAATCGCCGCGCAGCCTCCGGATCATAGGCGATGGGTTGCAACGCAGCCTTGGCGGCTCCGAGGTGAAAGGGGCTGACGATCGTGGCGGAGGGCACTGCCAGACCATGGTAGATTTCGGCGGCAATCCGGCCCGTGTCGACGGCGTGATTGATCGCCAGGCGCGCCGAAGCCGAACGGAAGAGGCCCGTCTGGCAGTTGAGGTAATACATGACGGAGAGCGTGTTGACAGCCTTCCCCCACTCGAAGCGTGCGTCAAAATCGGGCGCTTCCTCCATCCGCTCCAGGTTGAGCGCGGCGTCGACGCTGCCGGCCTTCAATTGCCCATAGCGTTCATCGGCACTCTTGCAGGCGGTTGCGATGATGCGGGCGGGACCGCTATCGCCATTGGCCCTGCTGAGCACCGCACGCTGCCCTGCCTGAAGCTCGTCCACGCGATAGCGACCGGTCCCCAGGATTGGCTGACCGGGCGAGTTCAGGCGGCAGATGTAAAACTCGGAGAAGATGTCGAGAATATCGGCAAGCGGCTCCGGATTGCTGATGTCGATGATTTGCGGCGAGCCGGCCCGGATGACAGCGTGCTGCAGATAACGGGCATAGGACCATTTCATGCCGAATGTATCGACAGCCTGCAGGATACCGTCGAGGAAGGACAGAATGTCCTCGGCAATGCAGGGTTTCCCGTCATGAAACGTCGCGCCGTCCCGGATCACGAACTGCCAGTTGCGGCCGTCCGGCGAATGGCTCCAGTGCGAAAAGAGCGCGGGCCGGACAAAGCCCTTGTCCCACCGCAGGAGCGGTTCGAAGACGAGGTTCTTCAGGGTCAGGACGCTGGTATCGTCCGTCACCCGATCGGGTGGCAGAAAATCGATCTTTTCAAGGCTGATGGTCAGGCTGTCCACGATGATGATCCTAGTCGAGCTCGCTGCGGCGGCGCGGGTTGAACCAGTCGGCAAGCGAATCGCCGATGAGGTTGAAGGACAGGACCGCCAGAAGGATGGCCATGCCCGGTGCCAGGGCAACCCAGGCGGCGCTGCGCACATACTGCAGATTGGCGGAAACATCCGCGCCCCATTCCGGCATGGGCGGCTGGGCGCCAAGGCCCAGGAAGCCGAGGCTTGCCGTCTGCAGGATGGCGCTGCCGAGCGCCAGCGTCGACTGCACCAGAAGCGGGCCCAGGCCGTTGACGAAGACGTACCGCAAGAGGATCCGGTGGCCGGGGAGTCCGAGCGAAATGGCTGCCTCGACATAGGGCTTGACCGAAATACTGAGCGCCTGGCTGCGCGCCACGCGGGCAAATTGCGGTGCAAGGGTAATGGCAACGGCCAGCATGGCGTTCTGCAGGCTGGGCCCGAAGGCGGCAGACAGCGCAATGGCGAGGACGAGCGCCGGAAAGGCCAGGATGGCATCCACGATGCGCATGATGACGCTGTCGATCCAGCCACCGGCAAAGCCCGCCAGCATGCCGAAGAAGCAGCCGACGACGAAGGCGATGGCCACCACACCGACGCCGATCGTCAGCGTTGCACGCCCGCCATACATGATGCGTGTCAGCACATCGCGGCCGAAGGCATCGGTTCCCAGCCAGTGATCGAGGCTCGGTGGTGCGAGCTTGTGCAGGATATCGAGCTTGGTCGGCGTGTAACTCGTCAGCCATGGCCCGATAACGATCAGGCCGATCAGGAGAACGAGGATCACCAGGCCAATGAGAGCGAGCGTGTTTCGCCGCAGGAACAACAACATCTCATTCATGGTCTCAGCCCATCTTCCTGCGGACGCGTGGATCCAGAACGCCGTACAGGACGTCGACGATGATGGAGGTCAGGACGAACAGCAGCGCGAAGACCAGCGTCGTGCCCTGGATGACCGGATAATCGCGGTTCTTGATCGCCTCGAACATATAGCGGCCGATACCCGGCCAGGCGAAGATGGTTTCGGTCAGGATGGCGCCCCCGAGCATCTCGGCAAATTTCAGGCCGACGATCGTCACCGCCGGCAGCAGCGAATTGCGCAGACCATGATTGAGAACGACGTCCCGGCGGCGCAGGCCCTTGGCTTTTGCCGTCCGGATGAAGTCCTCTCCCATGACATCCAGCATGGTATTGCGCACGAAACGGCCAAGCGTTGCTGCCAGGAAGGCGGCAAGCACAGCCGTCGGCAGGATCAGATGCTGCACGGCACTGAGCGCGCCGTCCAGGTTGCCGGTCAACAGGCCGTCGAGGATGGCAAAGCCCGTCACGCGCTCGACCGGCAGATAGGGGCTGAAGCGACCGGACACCGGCAGCCAGCCCAGATAGGTTGCAAAGATGAGCTGCAGCACCAGCGCCAGCAGGAAGGCCGGCATGGAGACGCCGATCAGCGACACGACGCGCGTGACGTGATCGAAGAGGGAATTCGGGCGCGTGGCCGACAGCACGCCGATCGGAATGCCGAAAATGATGGCGACCAGCACGGCCAGGACGGAGAGTTCGATGGTTGCCGGCAGACGCTGCAGGATTTCCTGGGCAACAGGCTGGCCGGTCTTCAGCGAGACGCCGAAATCTCCGACGAACAGCCCGGTCACGTAGTGGTAGAACTGCAGGATGACGGATTCATCCAGATTGAGCTGGGCGCGCAATGCCTCGATCTGCTGCTGCGTGGCGCCCGGCCCGAGAAGCGTGGTGGCCGGATCGCCCGGAATGATGCGCACCAGCGAAAAGAC
The sequence above is a segment of the Rhizobium sp. SSA_523 genome. Coding sequences within it:
- a CDS encoding VOC family protein gives rise to the protein MEKDYAITFFYYDDIHAVAPFYEDVLGFELVLDQGLARIYRIAGRCYLGIVDGNRGHLKHQEKSAVLLTIVSEDVQAWHDKLKKAGVPGLSDMLRGRFCEHFFFEDPAGYAIEIQRFHDPDVAKLF
- a CDS encoding ABC transporter substrate-binding protein, coding for MDSLTISLEKIDFLPPDRVTDDTSVLTLKNLVFEPLLRWDKGFVRPALFSHWSHSPDGRNWQFVIRDGATFHDGKPCIAEDILSFLDGILQAVDTFGMKWSYARYLQHAVIRAGSPQIIDISNPEPLADILDIFSEFYICRLNSPGQPILGTGRYRVDELQAGQRAVLSRANGDSGPARIIATACKSADERYGQLKAGSVDAALNLERMEEAPDFDARFEWGKAVNTLSVMYYLNCQTGLFRSASARLAINHAVDTGRIAAEIYHGLAVPSATIVSPFHLGAAKAALQPIAYDPEAARRLLDGVDISAPVRLRTPTFMPERAPQVSQFVAAALEEIGLKVEVETELDRPEYARQIGRKEMGDMAIFDSSPHSTYRILNDKISSVTKAVWWQGYDDAQTERLIAAANHAVDDGARELAYAKCLTRLHDNPPWLYLVHPIDVFAARPGLDGLAIDHKGTLIIR
- a CDS encoding ABC transporter permease, with the translated sequence MNEMLLFLRRNTLALIGLVILVLLIGLIVIGPWLTSYTPTKLDILHKLAPPSLDHWLGTDAFGRDVLTRIMYGGRATLTIGVGVVAIAFVVGCFFGMLAGFAGGWIDSVIMRIVDAILAFPALVLAIALSAAFGPSLQNAMLAVAITLAPQFARVARSQALSISVKPYVEAAISLGLPGHRILLRYVFVNGLGPLLVQSTLALGSAILQTASLGFLGLGAQPPMPEWGADVSANLQYVRSAAWVALAPGMAILLAVLSFNLIGDSLADWFNPRRRSELD
- a CDS encoding ABC transporter permease — encoded protein: MASFILRRLIALIPVMCIVLVIVFSLVRIIPGDPATTLLGPGATQQQIEALRAQLNLDESVILQFYHYVTGLFVGDFGVSLKTGQPVAQEILQRLPATIELSVLAVLVAIIFGIPIGVLSATRPNSLFDHVTRVVSLIGVSMPAFLLALVLQLIFATYLGWLPVSGRFSPYLPVERVTGFAILDGLLTGNLDGALSAVQHLILPTAVLAAFLAATLGRFVRNTMLDVMGEDFIRTAKAKGLRRRDVVLNHGLRNSLLPAVTIVGLKFAEMLGGAILTETIFAWPGIGRYMFEAIKNRDYPVIQGTTLVFALLFVLTSIIVDVLYGVLDPRVRRKMG